One genomic window of Polyangium aurulentum includes the following:
- a CDS encoding DUF1549 domain-containing protein, translated as MQSGKAARAGALLGLGLALFACNPDDPNKLLGSPAKDPGKNPCPVEATGGSPTSSGAGGAGGAGGSTGTGPNLPTSPVLAERVVDYNEALRTASLKLAGNVPTLDQVETVRVSQDPKKAYEDYVDQFLASPRFAAAMVEFWRNTFRSGGGALAGVPNRDGAPNFAAQITVNGEDYRNLFTADKGTCPTFDPVSGAFTPADCPNGALPTAGVLTDAGLMYQYASALAFRRVRFIQETFACRKMPAEWRPDPVTVEGGGSYTSPWPFDTIGDPNKNTGRIAFQDTTAAICANCHTTMNHRAPLFAVFDDTGAYQAPVDPGDGNLEFSVIVPIEGSPKAKLTDYLVPGETPGWKYQKPAATLRELGDQMAKDDEVARCAVVRVWNYAFSKGDAVYDLADVPDSIIGPLVEQFKTNYNLRDVVRAAFVHPDFVRF; from the coding sequence ATGCAATCGGGCAAAGCGGCGCGCGCAGGGGCCCTCTTGGGGCTCGGGCTCGCGCTCTTCGCGTGCAACCCCGACGACCCGAACAAGCTCCTCGGCAGCCCCGCCAAGGATCCGGGGAAGAATCCGTGTCCCGTCGAGGCGACCGGCGGCTCCCCCACCTCGAGCGGGGCAGGGGGCGCAGGTGGCGCGGGCGGCAGCACGGGCACGGGCCCCAACCTGCCCACGAGCCCGGTGCTCGCCGAGCGCGTCGTCGATTACAACGAGGCGCTGCGCACCGCGAGCTTGAAGCTCGCCGGCAATGTCCCCACGCTCGATCAGGTCGAGACCGTGCGCGTCTCGCAGGACCCGAAAAAGGCGTACGAGGATTACGTCGACCAGTTCCTCGCCTCGCCCCGGTTCGCCGCGGCCATGGTCGAGTTCTGGCGCAACACCTTCCGCTCGGGCGGCGGGGCGCTCGCCGGCGTTCCGAACCGCGACGGCGCGCCCAATTTCGCGGCGCAGATCACGGTGAACGGCGAGGATTACCGCAACCTCTTCACGGCCGACAAGGGCACGTGCCCGACGTTCGACCCGGTGTCGGGCGCGTTCACGCCCGCCGATTGCCCGAACGGCGCGCTGCCCACGGCCGGCGTGCTGACCGACGCGGGGCTCATGTACCAGTACGCGAGCGCGCTCGCCTTCCGCCGCGTGCGCTTCATCCAGGAGACGTTCGCCTGCCGCAAGATGCCCGCAGAATGGCGGCCCGATCCGGTGACGGTCGAGGGCGGCGGCTCGTACACCTCGCCCTGGCCGTTCGATACGATCGGCGACCCGAACAAGAACACCGGCCGCATCGCCTTCCAGGACACGACGGCCGCGATCTGCGCCAATTGCCACACCACCATGAATCACCGCGCGCCGCTCTTCGCGGTGTTCGACGACACGGGCGCCTACCAGGCGCCGGTCGATCCCGGTGACGGCAATCTCGAGTTCTCGGTCATCGTGCCGATCGAGGGCAGCCCCAAGGCGAAGCTCACCGATTACCTCGTGCCGGGCGAGACCCCGGGCTGGAAGTACCAGAAGCCCGCCGCCACCTTGCGGGAGCTCGGCGATCAGATGGCCAAGGACGACGAGGTCGCCCGCTGCGCGGTGGTGCGGGTCTGGAACTACGCCTTCTCGAAGGGCGACGCCGTATACGATCTCGCCGACGTGCCCGACAGCATCATCGGCCCGCTCGTCGAGCAATTCAAGACGAACTACAACCTTCGTGACGTCGTCCGCGCGGCCTTCGTCCACC